The DNA region GATATCATGATCGAGCTGGTCACCGATGCCCGACCGATGAGCCTGACCCAACGCGAGGCGGATATCGCATTGCGGCTGCGGCGCTTCGAGCAGGATGGGTTGGTGCAACGCAAGGTGGCCGACATGCCGTTCGGCCTTTATGCGGCGCCGAGCTATCTCGATCGGCACGGCGCGCCCGATTTCGCCAGCGGCGCCATGGGATCGGCGTTCGTCGCCATGAGCGAAGCGCTGACCGAAGCCACGGCGGAGACGGCGTGGCTGGACGAAGTGGCGCCAAAGGCTCGGATCGCCTTTCGCAGCAATAGCCGCGACGCCCAGGCGGTGGCGGCCGCCGCCGGTGCGGGTCTCGCTTGTCTCGCGCGAACGCTCGGAGACGGTTGGCCGGGCTTGGTGCGGCTGGAGACGCCGACGCCTATTCCCATGCGCGAAGTCTGGCTCGGCGTGCACGCAGACACGCGCACCATACCGAGAGTGCGCGCCCTGATCGACTTCCTCTGTGACGAGTTGCAGCAGATGCACCAGCCTGCGGGCGTATAGGGGGTAAACGCCGGCTGCGGATCGTTCCTGGAGAGAGCCTCATCTATCTGTCCGGACGGGGACAGAATCGGCGCGGTGCCTCGCGGCGCGCGCCCTGAACGAGAGAAAGGCCACAGCCATGATGCTCGATTGGAACGGATATCAGCAACAGCTCCTCGCCCGCATCGGGGAGTTCGGCAAGCTCAGCCCCGACACGCTGAAGGGTTACCAGGCCCTCGGTGCGGCCGGAGACCACACCGGACATCTCGGGGCCAAGACACGCGAGCTCATCGCGCTCGCCTGCGCGGTCACGGCACGCTGCGACGGCTGCATCACGGTGCATGCCGCCGCGGCCGCCAGGCATGGCGCGTCGCGCGAGGAGGTTGCCGAGGCGCTGGGCGTTGCGGTTGCGCTGGGCGCAGGCGCGGCGCTCGTCTACTCGGCTCGCACGCTCGACGCCTTCGCCATGAAGGCGGTTGGCGCCGATCAGCCAGGGCCTGCAGGAACCGCCAAGGTGCAGCCATGACCCTTCAGGAGAACGGCACCGCAATCGCCTATGCGGCTCCTGGCGAGGCGGCCGGCGCATTTCAGCGCGCCCGGAGCTGCGATCTCACGGTCGAGGACGCGGTCGCACGCTTGCGAAATGCGATCATCGCCGACGATTTGTGGGTCCTGCACGAAATCGATCCGCAGGCGGTGCTTCGCCGTGCCGGCTACGCCATTGCGGCCGCCCGGCAGATCCTGTTCTTCCACCCGCGTTTCATGGCGCGCATCCTCGCGGCTGATCCCGCCGCTCTCCTGGAAGCACCGCTGAAATTCGCGATCCTGGAATTGCCGGGCGGCGGGGTTTCGCTGCGCTGGCTCGATCCGGCCGTCGCGTTCGGGCGCTACCGGAGCCCTGCTCTCGACATCCTCGGGCAGGAGCTCGCCGCAATCTGCGAGCGGATCGTCGGCGTCGCCCTCGACCCGAGCGTCGCGGCAGCCCGCATGTAGCGAAATATATGCGCCCGGCGAGTCGTCGGGCGCCGGCGTCCCTGGCAACCAAGGCGCCAAGCCTTGAGCGTCGGCGTCGCAACGCTATCCGCCGCGCCGGCGGTGCGAAGCTTCCGCTGCCTCCGCCAGGCTCGACCCGTCATTCCAGCGGCGGCCCTCGAACATCCAGCCGATGCCGTCGATCCACAACTTGCCGGGCTGCAGCGTGCCGGCCTGCATCGCGGTCGGCCGCTCGCTGCGATGGGCGCGCAATCTGTCCGGCTGCGGCGGCGCCTCCTCGATCAGCGGCGGCTCGGCGTCGAGATCGCCGAAGGCCTTGAGCACGGCGTTCAGGCTGCGGTCGATGCGATTGGCGATGGTGCGCTCCGAGCAGCCCTCGCGCCGCGCCATCTGCCATGAGGGCACGCCCATCGACCAGCCGATGATGCGCTTGAGCGCGAGTTCCCCCTCGGTGCGGCGCAGCCAGGCCATCCAGTGCATGACGACCTCCATGCGCGACACGTCCTGGCTGCTCGGGCGGAAGCCGCGCGCCTGCGCCGAGGCATAGCCATAGGCCTGGTTCACGTCGTGGACGACCGAGAACAGCCAGCCGCCGCGCCGGAAATAATGCAGATCCGGATCGCGCAGCGTGGCGAGCGTCTGCCAGGCGCGGCGGACCACCTCACGCAGGGCCGCGAGCATCGATCTCGCATCCGGGGGCGGGGCGGCCGCTTCCGCCGCGTCGCGGGCGCCGTCGCTCGAAGCTGCGCTCCGCCGGCCGCTCACATCTTGGGTCCCGGTCATCTCATGCCTCCCATCTCATGCCTCTTTGGCGATCCGGCGTTCCGCGTCATCCGGCTCGTCATCGAGCACCGCCTGGATGAGCCCTTCGCGAATGCAGGTTCCGAGAAGGCGCAGGCAGAACTCGCCGAGCGGCAATTCGCGGCGCTTGGCCTCGAGCGTCGCATCCGCGGCGAGCCGCGGCGGCAATATGAGCAGATGGTCGAACGTCACCGCGCCCGCGCCGCGGCGCGACACGGCGCGCGGATCGCCGCGCAGGCGCGCCCGCCCCACGATCTTGCGTGCCGTCTCGGGCCCCTTGAGGGACATCCGGCGCGCGATCTCGACGCTGTCATGGCCCGCGGCCCAAAGCCCGAGCACCTCGTCATGATCGATGCGGCGCAGCGCGCTCATCGCCGCCTCCCGGCGATGGAGAGCCACGCCGCGGCGGCAGCGGCAGCGGTGATGGGGGCGATGCGGTTCATGACGCAATCACTACATAACGTAGCGATCAATGTCAATACGGCATGTAGCGATTGTGTCGCTACACTAGGTGGCGTGAACAAGGAAGAACGCCTTCGTCGGGATCAGGGCCGGCGCCTCACCGAGGCGCGCCAGGCGGCGGGCTATCGTTCGGCGCGCGCCGCCGCCATGGAGAATGGCTGGCCGGAGAGCTCCTATCGGGCCCATGAATCCGGCACCCGCACGATCGGCCAGGACGATGCCGAGCGCTATGCGCGCCGCTTCCACCTGCGCGGCGCCCAGGTGACGGCGCAGGACATCCTGTTCGGGGCGGCCGACGAGCCGGTGCACGAGGCCGAGCCGAACCCGCATCAGGTGCCGGTGATGGGCTATGTCGGCGCCGGCGCCGTGGTCGAGCCCGATTTCGAGCAGGTTCCGGAGGACGGGCTCGATGCCATCGACCTGCCCTTCGTGGTCGAGGACGGCATCATCGCCTTCCGGGTGCGCGGCGAATCGATGCGCCCCTCCTATCGCGACGGCGATGCCATCCTGGTCTGGCGCGAGCAACGCATGGCGACCGACAGCTATATCGGCGAGGAAGCGGTGGTGCGTACAGGGGACGGGCGGCGTTTCCTCAAGGAGATCCAGGGCGCCGGCAAGCGCGGCATCTACAATCTCTACAGCCATAATGACCGCATGATCGAGAATGTGCGGCTCGAATGGGTGGGCGAGATCCACCTCATCATCAGGGCGCGCCAGATTGGCCGGCTCGGGGTCGGTCAGCGCAATGCGGCCCGCAAGAAGCGCCCGGGTGAACGAGCGGCTTAGCGGTTGCCGCGCGGCAGGCGCTCCACCACCTGCCGGGTGAGCTTGCGCAAGGCGGCTGTGCGGTCCTTCGCGTCTCCCAATGGAAGCTGCCCGTCGAGCGCGAGGCACGCAAAGCCGTGCACGCTCGACCAGGCGAGGACGAGATCGGCCTTGGCGCTGTCCTGCGGCACGCAAGCCCGGCCCGGCAGGGCGGCGATCGCCGCAGCCAGCATCTCATAGGCACGCTTGGCGGCCGCTGCCAGCGCTGCATCGCCGCGATCGAGCGGCAGGCTGCCGAAGACCACGCGAAAGCGCGCCGGATGGGCGAGCGCATAGGCGATATAGGCGCCCCCGATCGCCTGCAGCCTCGCCTGCGGCGAAGCCCCGGCCTGTCTCACGGCTCTCTGCATCGCCACCGCCAGCCCCTCGAAGCCGAGCGTCGCGATGGCCGTGAGAAGCCCGGTCGCATTGCCGAAATGATGCGCGGGCGCCGAGGCCGAGACCCCGGCCCGTCGCGCGCATTCGCGCAGCGAGAAGCCTTCGACGCCACGCTCGGCGAGCAGCGTCTCGCCCGCCTCGATCAGGGCCTGGCGCAGATCGCCATGGTGATAGGAGCGCTCGCCTGCCCCGGCGCCCGCGTCCACTCCCGGCTTGCTCGCCCGCGCTGTCCTCACGGCTTTCGTCCCCACAGCATCCTGCCGGTATCCTCGCCCGTCTTGACGCCGTCAAGATAGCGACGGAACGCCCTTGGGACCGCGACCATCCTGGTCGCCCTTCCTCCCGGCGTGAAGCGCTCGCCCTGCGCAAGAGCCGGCGGGACGCCGGCGGTCCAGTGGCGCTACGCCCTTACTTGATGAGCCCCGCGGCCTTGGGAAGGAAGAGCGCGAGCTCCGGCATGAAGGTCACGGCGATGACGATGGCGAGCATCGCCAGGATGAAGGGCGGGATCTCGCGGAAGATCTGCGACAGCGGCGTGCCGGTCAGCCCATGCATCACGAACAGGAGCAGGCCATGCGGCGGCAGAGTGAGGCCGACCATCATGTTGAGCACCACCAGCACCCCGAAATGCACGAGATCGACCCCGACACTCGCCGCAATGGGCACGAGCAGCGGCACGATGACGAGCAGGATCGTCACCTCGTCGAGCACGATGGCGAGGAGCAGCATCAACAGGTTGACGCAGAACAGGAAGGCGATCGGCGCGAGGTTCCAGGCGATGAAGGTTTTTGAGATGAGCTGCGGCACGTTCTCGTTCGCGACCGCGTAGTTGAACACGAAGGCGCCCGCCATGATCATGGCGATCATCGCGGTCGCGCGCACCGTGTCGCCGATCACCGTCAGGAGCTCGCCCGGCGCCAGGCTGCGATACACCAGGAAGGCGAGGATGAGCGCGTAGGCGGCGGCGATCGCGGCGGCTTCCGTCGGCGTGGTGACGCCCGAATAAATGAGGCCGACGAGGAGGCAAGGTAAGGCCAGCGGCAGGATGGCCCGGCCGAGCACCGCCGGCACGGATGCCCAGGGCGTCATCGCCTCGCGCGGGAAATTGCGGCGCTTCGCCATCAGGGCGACGACGCCCATCAGCGCCGCCGCCTGCATGAGGGCCGGCACCAGGCCGCCGATCAGCATGGCGCCGACGGAGACATTGGCGATCAGCGCATAGAAGATCATCGGGATCGAGGTCGGCATCAGCGGCCCGAGCGTCGCCGACGCCACCGAAGTGGCGGCCGCGAACCCGGCCGGATAGCGGCCGTTCTTGGTCATCATGCGCGCCACGATCAGGCCGGGCCCCGAGGCGTCGGCGACGGCGCTGCCGCTCATGCCGGAGAAGACGAGGTTCGAGACGACATTGACCTGGGCGAGGCCGCCCGGCAGATGCCCGACCATCGCGGCCCCGAAGCCGAGCAGCCGCTCGATGACGCCGCTGGCATTCATGATGTTGGCGACGAAGATGAAGAGCGGCACGGCGATCAGGAGGTAGCTGTTGTAAAGGCCGTTCAAGGTCTGGTCGACGACGAGGCCGACATCCTGATGGGTCGCCATCAGATAGGCGAAGCCGGCGGCCAGCATCGACAGGCCGAGCGGTGCACCGAGCAAGGCCGCCGTGAAGAAGAAGCCGATCAGGACCCACAGGCCGAAGGACATGCGCTCAGCGCCTCGCCATTCAGACGCGCTCGCGCCAGTTGCGGCCGGACAACCGGCCGATCCCCCACAGGGACCTGACGATGACGGCGATGAGGAAGATGCCGAAGCAGGAATAGACGAGGTCGAGCCGCAGGCCGAGCACCGGCGTGCGCTCGCGCCACAGGAAGCCGATATAGTCGAGCGCACCGGGCAGCGCCGCGGCCATGATGCCGCCGATGAGGAGCTGGCGCAGGATCGCCATCAGCCGCCGGCCGGCCGGCGGCATGCGGTGATAGAGGAGATCGAAGCTGATCTGCTCCTTGTCGCGCAGGATGAAGGCGTTGGCCCAGAAGATGATCCAGATGAACAAGATCACCGAGACCTCTTCGCCCCAGGCCAGCGCCTCGTGGAAGGCGTAGCGCATCACGATCTTGTAGAGGAAGACCAGGAACACGCCCGCGAACATCAGCCCGGCCACCAGGCGCGCGGCGCGCTCCAAGGCGCCGCCGGCCTGTCGCAAGACGCCGCCGGCCTGTTGCAAGGCGGCGCCAGCCCGCTGCGGTGCGTCGGCGCTCATCGCGCTTTCACCTCAGCGGGTCTCGACGACACGCCGCATGGAGGACGCGTCCCAGGCCTTGGCCGGGGCCGCATAGACCTCGTCGGCCTTGGCCCGGAAGGCGTCGAGCTCGATCGCCTCGACCGCGAGCCCCCTGCCCTTCAGGCTCTCGATGATCGTCGTCTCGTCGGCGAGCCGCCCTTCGTCATTGGCCTTGGCGCCCGCCCGGCAAGCAGCCTCGAGCCCGCTCTTCTGCTCCGGCGTCAGCTTGTCGAAGACGGGCTTGGCGATGCTGAAGAAGACGGGCTGCACCATATGCGAGGTGAGCACCACCTGCTCGGTCACCTCGTAGAGCTTGGCGGCGCCGAGGATCGATAGCGGGTTCTCCTGCCCGTCGATCGAGCCCGTCTTCAGGCCGAGATAGACTTCAGGCATGCCGAGCGGCACGGGATCGACGCCGAGCGCCTTGCCGAGCAGCAGCCATTCGGGGCCGGACGGCATGCGCATCTTGACACCGGCAAGATCGGCCGGAGTCTTGACCTTGCGCTTCTGGCGCAGATTGACCTGGCGCGTTCCGAGATGAGCGGTCGACAGGATCTCGATGCCCATCTTCGTGGCGACGGCGTGCCGATACTCGCCGCCGATCGGACCGTCGAAGACCTGGCGCAGATGCTGGTAGTCGCGGAACAGGTAGCCGCGATTGAAGAAACCGAGCTCGGGGATCTGCTGCGCCACCTCGAAAGTGGTCATGGTGCTCATCTCGAGCGTGCCGCGCTGCAGCGCCGGCACTTCCGTCCCCTGGCGGAACAGGGTCGAGGCCGGATAGGTCTCGATCGCGAGGCCAAGGCCGCTCTTGGCGATCTCGGCCTT from Rhizobiales bacterium GAS188 includes:
- a CDS encoding TRAP transporter, DctM subunit, translated to MSFGLWVLIGFFFTAALLGAPLGLSMLAAGFAYLMATHQDVGLVVDQTLNGLYNSYLLIAVPLFIFVANIMNASGVIERLLGFGAAMVGHLPGGLAQVNVVSNLVFSGMSGSAVADASGPGLIVARMMTKNGRYPAGFAAATSVASATLGPLMPTSIPMIFYALIANVSVGAMLIGGLVPALMQAAALMGVVALMAKRRNFPREAMTPWASVPAVLGRAILPLALPCLLVGLIYSGVTTPTEAAAIAAAYALILAFLVYRSLAPGELLTVIGDTVRATAMIAMIMAGAFVFNYAVANENVPQLISKTFIAWNLAPIAFLFCVNLLMLLLAIVLDEVTILLVIVPLLVPIAASVGVDLVHFGVLVVLNMMVGLTLPPHGLLLFVMHGLTGTPLSQIFREIPPFILAMLAIVIAVTFMPELALFLPKAAGLIK
- a CDS encoding TRAP-type C4-dicarboxylate transport system, substrate-binding protein codes for the protein MTTRREILAGLGAGALAGIASQALAQAPLQIRISTAAPPSDFLAKGLELVKAEIAKSGLGLAIETYPASTLFRQGTEVPALQRGTLEMSTMTTFEVAQQIPELGFFNRGYLFRDYQHLRQVFDGPIGGEYRHAVATKMGIEILSTAHLGTRQVNLRQKRKVKTPADLAGVKMRMPSGPEWLLLGKALGVDPVPLGMPEVYLGLKTGSIDGQENPLSILGAAKLYEVTEQVVLTSHMVQPVFFSIAKPVFDKLTPEQKSGLEAACRAGAKANDEGRLADETTIIESLKGRGLAVEAIELDAFRAKADEVYAAPAKAWDASSMRRVVETR
- a CDS encoding Phage repressor protein C, contains Cro/C1-type HTH and peptisase s24 domains, which gives rise to MESHAAAAAAAVMGAMRFMTQSLHNVAINVNTACSDCVATLGGVNKEERLRRDQGRRLTEARQAAGYRSARAAAMENGWPESSYRAHESGTRTIGQDDAERYARRFHLRGAQVTAQDILFGAADEPVHEAEPNPHQVPVMGYVGAGAVVEPDFEQVPEDGLDAIDLPFVVEDGIIAFRVRGESMRPSYRDGDAILVWREQRMATDSYIGEEAVVRTGDGRRFLKEIQGAGKRGIYNLYSHNDRMIENVRLEWVGEIHLIIRARQIGRLGVGQRNAARKKRPGERAA
- a CDS encoding transcriptional regulator, LysR family, translated to MLEWDDLRYFLAAARNGSLSGAARVLGTTQPTMGRRVEAFEARIGAKLFRRTPSGLALTAIGQAILDHVTRMDEAALAVERVATGHDSGLSGNVRLTAPEWYGARVLSPHLGAFCALHPDIMIELVTDARPMSLTQREADIALRLRRFEQDGLVQRKVADMPFGLYAAPSYLDRHGAPDFASGAMGSAFVAMSEALTEATAETAWLDEVAPKARIAFRSNSRDAQAVAAAAGAGLACLARTLGDGWPGLVRLETPTPIPMREVWLGVHADTRTIPRVRALIDFLCDELQQMHQPAGV
- a CDS encoding Uncharacterized conserved protein, DUF302 family, whose amino-acid sequence is MTLQENGTAIAYAAPGEAAGAFQRARSCDLTVEDAVARLRNAIIADDLWVLHEIDPQAVLRRAGYAIAAARQILFFHPRFMARILAADPAALLEAPLKFAILELPGGGVSLRWLDPAVAFGRYRSPALDILGQELAAICERIVGVALDPSVAAARM
- a CDS encoding transcriptional regulator, TetR family — encoded protein: MGTKAVRTARASKPGVDAGAGAGERSYHHGDLRQALIEAGETLLAERGVEGFSLRECARRAGVSASAPAHHFGNATGLLTAIATLGFEGLAVAMQRAVRQAGASPQARLQAIGGAYIAYALAHPARFRVVFGSLPLDRGDAALAAAAKRAYEMLAAAIAALPGRACVPQDSAKADLVLAWSSVHGFACLALDGQLPLGDAKDRTAALRKLTRQVVERLPRGNR
- a CDS encoding TRAP-type C4-dicarboxylate transport system, small permease component, whose translation is MSADAPQRAGAALQQAGGVLRQAGGALERAARLVAGLMFAGVFLVFLYKIVMRYAFHEALAWGEEVSVILFIWIIFWANAFILRDKEQISFDLLYHRMPPAGRRLMAILRQLLIGGIMAAALPGALDYIGFLWRERTPVLGLRLDLVYSCFGIFLIAVIVRSLWGIGRLSGRNWRERV
- a CDS encoding alkylhydroperoxidase AhpD family core domain-containing protein, with amino-acid sequence MMLDWNGYQQQLLARIGEFGKLSPDTLKGYQALGAAGDHTGHLGAKTRELIALACAVTARCDGCITVHAAAAARHGASREEVAEALGVAVALGAGAALVYSARTLDAFAMKAVGADQPGPAGTAKVQP